In Candidatus Methylomirabilota bacterium, the following are encoded in one genomic region:
- a CDS encoding POTRA domain-containing protein, giving the protein MSGGRAWAALATLMLLSALAAPGRAAPPLVSAVETSSITPLPDDRVRAAIGELRGKPLARDAVRASLDRLWGLGLFSAIRVDEVPKPDGIVLRFVFTTRPLIRKISWEGEPGLDLAEVAAVAALAVGEEASPERLARAERDVLARYHENGYLAARAQVRAEPVPGTGDRDVTVILNGGEQAKIGEVRLLGETGLPVDQLRKALDLREGKAYRESLVRDRVRAAEERLRHEGYFTGRLTAGKPDWQPGTNRVNLDIQVAAGPRFRVEFEGRQAVSPSALRSRLTFETSGSADEVEQEASALQVEAAYRERGYHWVRVEPSE; this is encoded by the coding sequence GTGAGCGGCGGCCGCGCGTGGGCCGCCCTGGCCACGCTGATGCTCCTCTCCGCGCTCGCGGCTCCCGGGCGCGCCGCGCCTCCCCTGGTCAGCGCGGTCGAGACCTCCTCGATCACGCCGTTGCCCGACGACCGCGTGCGCGCGGCCATCGGCGAGCTGCGCGGCAAGCCGCTGGCCCGCGACGCAGTGCGCGCCAGCCTCGATCGCCTGTGGGGACTCGGCCTGTTCTCGGCCATCCGCGTGGACGAGGTCCCGAAGCCCGACGGCATCGTCCTGCGCTTCGTGTTCACCACGCGCCCGCTCATCCGGAAGATCTCGTGGGAGGGGGAGCCGGGGCTCGACCTGGCCGAGGTGGCCGCGGTCGCGGCCCTCGCGGTGGGAGAGGAAGCGAGCCCGGAGCGGCTGGCCCGCGCCGAGCGCGACGTCCTGGCCCGCTACCACGAGAACGGCTACCTCGCCGCCCGGGCCCAGGTCCGCGCGGAGCCGGTGCCGGGCACCGGCGATCGCGACGTGACCGTCATCCTGAACGGAGGCGAGCAGGCGAAGATCGGCGAGGTGCGCCTGCTGGGCGAGACGGGGCTGCCCGTCGACCAGCTGCGCAAGGCGCTCGATCTCCGCGAGGGCAAGGCCTACCGCGAGTCGCTGGTGCGGGACCGCGTGCGCGCCGCCGAGGAGCGGCTGCGCCACGAAGGGTACTTCACGGGCCGCTTGACCGCGGGCAAGCCCGACTGGCAGCCGGGCACCAACCGCGTGAACCTCGACATCCAGGTGGCCGCCGGCCCTCGCTTCCGGGTGGAGTTCGAGGGGCGCCAGGCGGTCTCGCCGTCCGCGCTTCGATCGCGGCTCACCTTCGAGACGAGCGGCTCGGCCGACGAGGTCGAGCAGGAGGCGAGCGCGCTGCAGGTCGAGGCGGCCTATCGCGAGCGCGGCTACCACTGGGTCCGCGTCGAGCCGAGCGAGA